Proteins encoded within one genomic window of Couchioplanes caeruleus:
- a CDS encoding MFS transporter, whose amino-acid sequence MAITAPAVRRSRWAALVVLCAGFLMIILDQTIVTVALPSIQADLAFAPADLTWVVNAYLIAFGGLLLLAGRLGDLVGRRRVFLSGIAVFVLASLWCGLATDQTMLIIARFVQGAGGAVTSAVILGMIVTLFPDPRELGRAIGVYSFVGAGGASGGLLLGGVLTEALSWHWIFFVNVPLGILVAGAGLRLLEDDRGPGLRHGADATGALLVTAALMIGSYAIVKATDHGLGSGHTLGFGALALALLGAFLVRQATARTPLLPLRLFRSRSLSGGNLVLGLMLAGMFAQMFLGALYLQLVLGYTPVRIGLSYLPVPVAIGLLSVGASAPLNARFGPRRVAVAALVLIAAGLTLLGRAGVGGDYLTDVLPALLCLGIGGGLAFPALITIAMSGAEPEDSGLASGVNNTVQQVGGVLGLAVLATIAATRSADLIGRGADRLTALDGGYDAGFAAATGIVLTAAILGVVLLPRDIPHSRAR is encoded by the coding sequence ATGGCCATCACCGCACCCGCGGTCCGGCGTTCGCGATGGGCGGCGCTCGTCGTGCTCTGCGCCGGATTCCTCATGATCATTCTGGATCAGACCATCGTCACCGTGGCGCTGCCGTCGATCCAGGCGGACCTCGCCTTCGCGCCGGCGGATCTGACCTGGGTGGTCAACGCCTACCTGATCGCCTTCGGCGGCCTGCTGCTGCTGGCCGGCCGGCTCGGCGATCTCGTCGGGCGCCGGCGCGTCTTCCTGAGCGGCATCGCGGTGTTCGTGCTCGCCTCGCTGTGGTGCGGCCTGGCGACGGACCAGACCATGCTGATCATCGCCCGCTTCGTGCAGGGCGCCGGCGGTGCGGTCACCTCTGCCGTCATCCTGGGCATGATCGTCACGCTCTTTCCCGACCCCCGCGAGCTCGGCCGGGCGATCGGCGTCTACAGCTTCGTCGGCGCCGGCGGGGCGTCCGGAGGACTGCTGCTCGGCGGCGTCCTCACCGAGGCGCTGAGCTGGCACTGGATCTTCTTCGTCAACGTGCCGCTCGGCATCCTCGTCGCCGGAGCCGGCCTCCGGCTGCTGGAGGACGACCGGGGTCCCGGGCTGCGCCACGGCGCCGACGCGACCGGCGCGCTGCTCGTGACGGCGGCACTCATGATCGGCTCGTACGCGATCGTCAAGGCGACCGACCACGGCCTCGGGTCCGGGCACACGCTGGGCTTCGGAGCCCTGGCGCTCGCGCTTCTCGGTGCGTTCCTCGTCCGGCAGGCGACCGCGCGGACGCCGCTGCTGCCCTTGCGCCTGTTCCGGTCCCGCAGCCTCTCCGGCGGCAACCTCGTGCTCGGCCTGATGCTGGCGGGCATGTTCGCGCAGATGTTCCTGGGCGCGCTCTACCTGCAACTGGTGCTCGGTTACACCCCGGTGCGAATCGGACTGTCGTACCTGCCGGTCCCGGTGGCCATCGGCCTGCTCTCGGTGGGCGCTTCCGCACCGCTCAACGCCCGCTTCGGACCGCGGCGGGTCGCCGTGGCCGCTCTCGTGCTCATCGCCGCCGGGCTGACGCTGCTGGGCCGCGCCGGCGTCGGCGGCGACTACCTGACCGATGTCCTGCCCGCGCTGCTCTGCCTGGGCATCGGCGGCGGCCTCGCGTTTCCCGCACTCATCACGATCGCGATGTCGGGAGCGGAACCGGAGGACTCGGGCCTGGCTTCGGGCGTCAACAACACCGTGCAGCAGGTCGGTGGCGTGCTCGGCCTGGCGGTGCTCGCGACGATCGCCGCGACCCGCAGCGCCGACCTGATCGGTCGGGGCGCGGATCGCCTCACGGCGCTGGACGGCGGGTATGACGCCGGCTTCGCCGCGGCGACCGGCATCGTCCTCACCGCGGCGATTCTGGGAGTGGTGCTGCTCCCGCGCGACATCCCGCATTCACGAGCGCGGTAG
- a CDS encoding inositol monophosphatase family protein — MTTMQPGVLTAKGDRDMASEVDYAIEEQVRAFLSHKTPDVGFLGEENGTSGSTNDLMWALDPVDGTVNFVHGSPLCAISLGLIVGSRPVLGVIDLPFLGERYSAVEGAGAEADGRRITVSSVSKVSEAVVAVGDYAVGDRAAQKNSERFAMTERLTAKVQRIRMHGSAAIDLAWLAAGRVDAIAMLANKPWDTAAGVIIAREAGAQVVDRDGLPHDTCVQSTVAAHPALLPAVLSLVAGA, encoded by the coding sequence ATGACCACGATGCAACCCGGAGTCCTCACCGCCAAGGGCGACCGAGACATGGCCTCCGAGGTCGACTACGCCATCGAGGAGCAGGTCCGGGCCTTCCTCAGCCATAAGACGCCCGACGTCGGTTTCCTCGGTGAGGAGAACGGCACGAGCGGATCGACGAACGACCTGATGTGGGCGCTTGATCCGGTGGACGGCACGGTCAACTTCGTCCATGGCTCGCCACTGTGCGCCATATCGCTGGGCCTGATCGTCGGCAGCCGACCCGTACTTGGTGTCATCGATCTGCCCTTCCTCGGTGAGCGTTACTCCGCCGTGGAGGGCGCCGGAGCCGAGGCAGATGGCCGGCGGATCACTGTCAGCTCGGTGTCGAAGGTCTCCGAGGCTGTAGTGGCCGTCGGGGACTACGCCGTGGGCGACAGAGCCGCACAGAAGAACAGCGAGCGCTTCGCGATGACTGAACGGCTCACTGCGAAGGTCCAGCGGATCCGCATGCACGGATCCGCTGCCATTGACCTGGCCTGGCTGGCCGCCGGCCGGGTAGATGCCATCGCCATGCTGGCCAACAAACCCTGGGACACCGCAGCCGGAGTGATCATCGCCCGGGAAGCTGGAGCTCAGGTAGTCGACCGCGACGGCCTGCCCCATGACACGTGCGTCCAGTCGACCGTTGCCGCGCACCCCGCTCTGCTGCCCGCCGTTCTCAGCCTCGTCGCCGGCGCTTGA
- a CDS encoding DUF5919 domain-containing protein: MSPRTATAFSVPALLWETDAVLDALAARDVAQLFRLIQRETRVSQTHLGVATGLSQAQVSEIIGGGRKVSSVDVLTRIAAGLCMPTDARVTLLLGERTQTASRENSHASAQTREQTDQILAEQYSDVDAVYPSRSEFTSRMPPHALFDCATDIRAAGLSLNLICQQYADTQLTQLVRDGARLRLLFLNPAGRGIRQREEEEGHIAGHLGALTTLNLQGVLRVRDRLPVDLRERIEVATYDQTIRFNITIIDQRLCVAQPYLPHVRGVESPTMVIKKRLSTGGLYPVFERAFDELWDGGQPR; encoded by the coding sequence GTGAGCCCTCGGACCGCGACCGCGTTCAGCGTCCCCGCCCTGCTCTGGGAAACCGACGCCGTACTCGACGCCCTGGCGGCCCGCGACGTCGCCCAACTTTTCCGGCTCATCCAACGCGAGACCCGAGTCAGCCAAACCCACCTCGGCGTGGCCACTGGCCTCAGCCAGGCCCAGGTCAGCGAGATCATCGGCGGCGGCCGCAAGGTCAGCAGCGTCGACGTACTCACTCGCATCGCCGCCGGCCTCTGCATGCCCACCGACGCGCGGGTCACGCTGCTGTTGGGTGAACGGACCCAGACCGCCTCCCGCGAAAACAGCCACGCATCCGCACAGACACGCGAGCAGACCGACCAGATCTTGGCTGAGCAGTACTCCGACGTCGACGCGGTCTACCCGAGCCGGTCGGAGTTCACGTCCCGGATGCCGCCTCACGCCCTCTTCGACTGCGCCACGGACATCCGCGCCGCCGGGCTGTCCCTCAATCTCATCTGTCAGCAGTACGCGGACACGCAGCTGACCCAACTCGTCCGCGACGGCGCTCGGCTTCGGTTGCTCTTCCTAAACCCCGCGGGCAGGGGAATCCGCCAACGCGAGGAAGAAGAAGGCCACATCGCCGGGCACCTCGGCGCGCTTACGACCCTCAACCTGCAAGGCGTACTGAGGGTCCGCGACCGACTTCCCGTCGACTTGCGCGAGCGGATCGAGGTCGCCACGTACGACCAGACCATCCGCTTCAACATCACGATCATCGACCAGAGACTCTGCGTCGCCCAGCCATACCTACCTCACGTCCGAGGCGTCGAGTCTCCCACAATGGTGATCAAGAAGCGGTTGTCCACCGGCGGTCTCTACCCCGTCTTCGAGCGCGCCTTCGACGAGCTATGGGACGGTGGACAGCCTAGATGA
- a CDS encoding CGNR zinc finger domain-containing protein has protein sequence MKFRFHGGRPSVNFTATVDERWRDGGFERLAAPAALGRWFTEAGLTGNDPRCSRADLRHARELREAVYRLMLARMGRCRPAPDDVATVNAWAAKPPPAVELCAEASGLCARPARVTAPALLALLARDAVDVIGGAAGPRLRECDNAECSLLFVDTSRAGTRRWCSMSACGARDKMTRYRSGGT, from the coding sequence GTGAAATTTCGTTTCCACGGCGGCCGGCCGTCGGTGAACTTCACCGCCACCGTGGACGAGCGCTGGCGGGACGGCGGGTTCGAGCGCCTCGCCGCACCGGCCGCGCTGGGCCGGTGGTTCACCGAGGCCGGGCTCACCGGGAACGACCCGCGCTGCTCCCGGGCCGACCTCCGCCACGCCCGCGAGCTCCGCGAGGCCGTCTACCGGCTGATGCTGGCACGGATGGGCCGGTGCCGGCCGGCGCCGGACGATGTCGCCACCGTGAATGCCTGGGCGGCGAAGCCGCCGCCGGCGGTCGAGCTGTGCGCGGAGGCGAGTGGACTCTGCGCCCGGCCGGCCCGGGTGACCGCGCCGGCCCTGCTCGCTCTGCTGGCCCGCGACGCCGTGGACGTCATCGGCGGGGCCGCCGGGCCACGACTGCGCGAATGCGACAACGCCGAGTGTTCGCTGCTCTTCGTCGACACGTCGCGGGCGGGCACGCGGCGCTGGTGCTCCATGAGCGCCTGCGGTGCCCGCGACAAGATGACCCGATACCGCTCCGGCGGCACGTGA
- a CDS encoding winged helix-turn-helix transcriptional regulator yields the protein MSQRNTCVSDQAMHAKACTVREVLDRVGGKWSIGVIIEASRAPVRFTELERAITGISRRMLTLTLRNLERDGLLTRTVYPTVPPKVEYTATDMARELYDSLVTLTDWADRHRAAIAASREAYDHRTAAAGTPGDR from the coding sequence ATGTCACAGCGGAACACCTGTGTGTCCGACCAGGCCATGCATGCCAAGGCCTGCACGGTTCGCGAGGTCCTCGACCGCGTCGGTGGCAAGTGGAGCATCGGCGTGATCATCGAGGCGAGCCGGGCACCGGTGCGCTTCACGGAGCTGGAACGCGCGATCACCGGGATCAGCCGGCGCATGCTGACGCTGACCCTGCGCAACCTCGAACGGGACGGCCTGCTGACCCGCACGGTGTATCCGACCGTTCCCCCCAAGGTCGAATACACCGCCACGGACATGGCGCGCGAGCTCTACGACTCCCTGGTCACGCTGACCGACTGGGCGGACCGGCACCGGGCGGCCATCGCCGCGTCGCGCGAGGCATACGACCACAGGACGGCCGCGGCGGGAACGCCAGGCGACCGCTGA
- a CDS encoding 2-dehydropantoate 2-reductase: MRFAVIGAGGLGGYLGGRLAGAGHDVTLIARGSHLAALRAAGLTVIGVDGAATVTPVRATDDPTGIGAVDAVLLAVKTWQLDEALAALPPLAGPDTAVITVQNGVEAPHRVAQAVGRHAVMPGVAKVIAMLAGPGTVRHAGGPGALDLAEWDNRPTGRAERIREALVGAGITTTPPADIWADLWAKFLFVVPSGGLGAVTDATFGVLRQRPGTRRILQAAMAEIEGLARAHGVALPADIVARTMAFVDQQPAEGTTSLHRDIKAGRRSELDAWTGAVVRLGARTGTPTPVHDVIHEVLSLRESGSASA, from the coding sequence ATGAGGTTCGCCGTCATCGGAGCGGGTGGTCTAGGCGGGTATCTCGGCGGCCGGCTCGCCGGCGCCGGCCACGACGTCACGCTGATCGCCCGGGGTTCCCATCTCGCGGCCCTGCGCGCCGCGGGGCTCACGGTGATCGGCGTCGACGGCGCGGCCACGGTCACGCCCGTCCGGGCCACGGACGACCCGACCGGCATCGGCGCCGTCGACGCCGTCCTGCTGGCGGTGAAGACCTGGCAGCTCGACGAGGCGCTCGCCGCGCTGCCGCCGCTCGCCGGCCCGGACACCGCCGTCATCACCGTGCAGAACGGCGTCGAGGCTCCGCACCGGGTCGCGCAGGCGGTCGGCCGGCACGCGGTCATGCCCGGCGTGGCCAAGGTGATCGCCATGCTCGCCGGGCCCGGCACGGTGCGCCACGCCGGCGGCCCGGGCGCGCTCGACCTCGCCGAATGGGACAACCGGCCGACCGGGCGGGCCGAGCGAATCCGCGAAGCGCTCGTCGGCGCCGGCATCACGACGACGCCTCCGGCCGACATCTGGGCCGACCTGTGGGCGAAGTTCCTGTTCGTGGTGCCCTCCGGCGGGCTCGGAGCGGTCACCGACGCGACCTTCGGGGTCCTTCGGCAACGGCCGGGCACGCGCCGGATCCTGCAAGCCGCGATGGCGGAGATCGAGGGACTCGCCCGTGCCCACGGCGTGGCGCTGCCGGCCGACATCGTGGCGAGAACCATGGCCTTCGTCGACCAGCAGCCGGCCGAGGGGACGACGTCGCTGCACCGCGACATCAAGGCCGGCCGCCGATCCGAGCTCGACGCCTGGACCGGCGCCGTCGTGCGGCTGGGTGCCCGCACCGGCACCCCGACGCCGGTGCACGACGTCATCCACGAAGTGCTCAGCCTGCGCGAAAGCGGGAGTGCCTCGGCGTAA
- a CDS encoding serine hydrolase domain-containing protein produces the protein MSNDLMLSRRTLLGAAAAGGAAALVGGRPASAAAKPRAVRDLEEKIQAGMAAYRIPGVAYGLRFRGADYVGGFGVTNLDDPAPVDADTVFRVGSTSKTFVGTAVMRLVERGGLDLHRTVRSYLPDFRTADPAASARVTVREALDHSAGWLGDFFLDTGEGEDALARYVAGMSRLPQLTPPGRAMAYNNAALGLAGRLIEVATGETYERAVRSLVLDPLHLRHSAFTLDELPGVPVATSHVYDGNGEPVAYPEGFRIWRSLNPAGGLISSARDQLRWANFHLGDGGRLLTRESMRRMQSRPGPGGTLFVEVDGFGVTWMLRPTAEGPLVVQHGGDWTGQHSGFLMVPEREFALTVLTNAETGPALLAELFADDWALSRFAGVHNLRAVPRPLSASALAPYAGTYTGEQIGPDGTTAVLALDLVPDAGRLSIRFDGVEAGRLAFYRRDYALVLDPTGAPAHTRVNFLRDGGKIAWLRFGGRLLRHGPASAGSRRPLHLNTLPY, from the coding sequence ATGTCGAATGATCTGATGCTGTCTCGCCGGACGCTCCTGGGTGCCGCGGCGGCCGGCGGCGCGGCGGCGCTCGTCGGGGGCCGCCCGGCGAGCGCCGCCGCCAAGCCGCGGGCCGTGCGTGACCTGGAGGAGAAGATCCAGGCCGGCATGGCCGCGTACCGGATTCCGGGCGTGGCGTACGGCCTGCGGTTCCGCGGCGCCGACTATGTCGGCGGCTTCGGGGTGACCAACCTCGACGATCCCGCACCCGTCGACGCGGACACCGTCTTCCGGGTCGGCTCGACCAGCAAGACCTTCGTCGGCACCGCCGTCATGCGCCTGGTCGAGCGGGGCGGGCTGGACCTGCACCGTACGGTCCGCAGTTATCTGCCGGACTTCCGCACCGCCGACCCGGCCGCGTCCGCCCGGGTGACCGTGCGCGAGGCGCTCGACCACAGCGCCGGCTGGCTGGGCGACTTCTTCCTGGACACCGGCGAGGGCGAGGACGCGCTCGCCCGGTACGTGGCCGGGATGTCCCGCCTGCCGCAGTTGACCCCGCCGGGACGGGCGATGGCGTACAACAACGCCGCGCTGGGGCTGGCCGGGCGGCTGATCGAGGTCGCCACCGGGGAGACGTACGAGCGGGCCGTGCGGTCTCTCGTGCTCGACCCGCTGCACCTGCGGCACAGCGCGTTCACCCTGGACGAGCTGCCCGGCGTGCCGGTGGCCACGTCGCACGTGTACGACGGGAACGGCGAGCCCGTCGCGTACCCGGAGGGTTTCCGGATCTGGCGGAGTTTGAACCCGGCCGGCGGCCTGATCTCCAGCGCCCGCGACCAGCTCCGCTGGGCGAACTTCCACCTGGGCGACGGCGGCCGGCTGCTCACCCGGGAGTCGATGCGCCGGATGCAGTCGCGGCCCGGGCCGGGCGGAACGCTGTTCGTGGAGGTCGACGGCTTCGGCGTCACCTGGATGCTGCGGCCGACCGCCGAGGGACCGCTGGTGGTGCAGCACGGTGGCGACTGGACCGGGCAGCACTCCGGGTTCCTGATGGTGCCGGAGCGGGAGTTCGCGCTGACCGTGCTGACCAACGCGGAGACCGGCCCGGCCCTTCTGGCCGAATTGTTCGCCGATGACTGGGCGCTCTCCCGCTTCGCCGGTGTGCACAACCTCCGAGCGGTGCCGCGTCCGCTGAGCGCGTCGGCACTCGCGCCCTATGCGGGTACGTACACCGGCGAGCAGATCGGCCCGGACGGCACCACCGCCGTCCTCGCGCTCGACCTCGTCCCCGATGCGGGCCGGCTCAGCATCCGGTTCGACGGCGTCGAGGCCGGGCGGCTGGCGTTCTACCGCAGGGACTACGCGCTGGTGCTCGACCCGACCGGCGCGCCCGCGCACACCCGGGTCAACTTCCTGCGCGACGGCGGCAAGATCGCCTGGCTGCGCTTCGGTGGCCGGCTGCTCCGCCACGGACCGGCGTCGGCCGGATCGCGGAGACCCTTGCACCTGAACACACTGCCGTACTGA